Proteins from a single region of Sesamum indicum cultivar Zhongzhi No. 13 linkage group LG5, S_indicum_v1.0, whole genome shotgun sequence:
- the LOC105162736 gene encoding probable ADP-ribosylation factor GTPase-activating protein AGD14 (The sequence of the model RefSeq protein was modified relative to this genomic sequence to represent the inferred CDS: added 13 bases not found in genome assembly) encodes MGSKREEERNEKIIRGLMKLPPNRRCINCNTLGPQYVCTTFWTFVCMTCSGIHREFTHRVKSVSMSKFTSQEVDALQKGGNQRARELFLKAWDPHKLRLTDNSNADKVREFIKDVYVKKRYAVEKPSDRPPKDPQGLRSYEDETRRANSYHSYSQSPPYDFQYEERRYGKHAVCLTRKPGSDRGLYGAKLSSFSSPSRFSDHANDEGFANEGSHPRVLEYSASSGSDPFRCGALSAGSQRDIGSPFSETSSNFSNKITGHHTVLHNSDAISGSKRRHSQVMSLSLQFLRTASAGSSGSFDSLSLKSVNYTGLQNGSSEPEKSVETFHDQTSSFPSMPQSSTSTTFSGLDLFNEPVAPKNVSSAPVTVYNSQLSGSSLAQSVDLFQQSPISSVPTLSVQQPFQTLQPSPLDINVSQQQSVASSNRKTSDVIAPNNGVWVTFDAPQNLVPMGTENSIPAAVPSSGGNNLGDFSPFSLDRSSSSQNAASEHTLLHEGIQIVKPTTNNTQLWITFEDSPELQQMQNMLKTRDQKVVLRAADANKPLGFGVYEALDNGGNVRIPDEVEPLSSLSSHFNMVLHDVPVGVAGLSSVAADCKPTNPFDLSYDADLESSYMTPFRDMSSLQAALPNNQMMAPYDYVGETNWFPQNSVPSYVPGGAPFDAPGSLGFMVGQVPSNQMLSVAAQSPVASIGGNPFA; translated from the exons atgggtaGCAAGAGAGAAGAGGAGAGAAACGAAAAGATTATACGGGGTCTGATGAAGCTTCCTCCCAATCGCCGATGCATTAACTGCAACACCttg GGTCCTCAATATGTGTGCACAACTTTTTGGACGTTTGTTTGTATGACATGCAGTGGAATACA TCGTGAGTTTACGCATCGTGTTAAGTCTGTTTCCATGTCTAAGTTCACTTCTCAAGAAGTGGATGCACTTCAGAAAGGTGGAAATCAG CGTGCAAGGGAGTTATTTTTGAAGGCTTGGGACCCACACAAGCTGCGACTTACAGATAATAG TAATGCTGATAAGGTTCGTGAGTTTATAAAGGATGTTTATGTGAAGAAAAGATATGCTGTTGAGAAGCCATCTGATAGGCCTCCAAAAGATCCACAG GGATTAAGAAGTTATGAAGACGAGACAAGGCGAGCAAACTCATACCATTCTTACTCTCAGAGTCCGCCCTACGATTTTCAGTATGAAGAACGGCGTTATGGGAAACATGCAGTTTGTCTTACCAGAAAGCCTGGTTCAGACCGAGGCCTTTATGGGGCAAAACTCTCTAGTTTCTCGAGTCCTAGTCGGTTTAGTGATCATGCAAATGATGAAGGGTTTGCAAATGAGGGATCTCATCCCAGAGTTTTAGAGTATTCTGCTTCTAGTGGAAGTGATCCTTTCAGATGCGGTGCACTATCAGCGGGCTCTCAGAGAGATATTGGAAGTCCCTTTAGTGAAACTTCAAGTAACTTTTCGAACAAAATTACAGGGCATCATACAGTTCTACATAATTCAGATGCAATTAGTGGAAGCAAAAGAAGGCATTCGCAGGTCATGTCTCTATCCCTCCAATTTCTG AGAACTGCATCTGCAGGAAGCAGTGGATCATTTGATTCCTTGTCCCTCAAATCAGTAAATTATACAGGCTTGCAGAATGGTAGCTCTGAACCTGAAAAATCTGTAGAGACGTTTCATGACCAAACTTCATCTTTTCCTTCTATGCCACAATCTTCAACTTCCACTACATTCAGTGGCTTGGACCTCTTCAATGAACCTGTTGCACCAAAGAATGTTTCGTCTGCGCCTGTGACTGTTTACAATTCTCAATTGTCAGGGTCATCATTAGCTCAATCTGTTGATTTGTTCCAGCAATCTCCTATTTCGTCAGTTCCAACATTGAGTGTGCAACAACCATTCCAAACCCTACAACCTTCACCATTGGACATCAATGTGTCTCAGCAACAATCGGTTGCTTCTTCCAACAGGAAGACTTCTGATGTCATAGCACCAAACAACGGTGTGTGGGTGACATTCGACGCACCTCAGAACTTGGTGCCTATGGGTACTGAAAATTCTATTCCCGCTGCAGTGCCATCTTCTGGTGGAAATAATCTAGGAGACTTTAGCCCATTTTCTCTTGATCGGAGTTCTTCCAGTCAAAATGCTGCATCGGAACATACACTTTTGCATGAAGGCATTCAAATTGTTAAACCCACCACAAATAACACTCAG TTATGGATAACATTTGAAGATTCTCCTGAGCTGCAGCAAATGCAGAACATGCTTAAAACTAGAGATCAAAAAGTGGTGCTCCGTGCCGCAGATGCTAATAAACCTCTTGGCTTTGGTGTATATGAG GCTCTGGATAATGGTGGAAATGTAAGAATTCCAGATGAGGTCGAACCTCTATCTAGCTTATCTTCACATTTCAATATGGTGTTGCATGATGTCCCTGTGGGGGTG GCTGGATTAAGTTCAGTTGCAGCTGATTGTAAGCCAACCAATCCATTTGATCTTTCCTATGATGCTGACTTGGAATCTAGCTATATG ACTCCATTCAGGGACATGAGCTCATTGCAAGCAGCTTTGCCAAATAACCAGATGATGGCTCCCTATGACTACGTCGGTGAGACAAACTGGTTTCCCCAAAATTCTGTTCCATCATATGTTCCTGGTGGAGCTCCATTTGATGCTCCAG TATGGTCGGGCAAGTGCCGAGCAACCAAATGCT